One genomic segment of Brassica napus cultivar Da-Ae chromosome A3, Da-Ae, whole genome shotgun sequence includes these proteins:
- the LOC106345904 gene encoding serine/arginine-rich splicing factor RS41 isoform X2 codes for MENERDAEDAIRALDRYEYGRKGRRLRVEWTKNERGAPTRSSGSRRSSSLRPSKTLFVINFDAESTRTRDLERHFEPYGKIVNVRIRRNFAFIQYELQEDATRALEATNSSKLMDKVISVEYAMKDDDARGNGYSPERRRDRSPDRRRRSPSPYRRERGSPDYGRGASPVGHRKERTSPDYGRGRRSPSPYRRARVSPDYKRDDRRREREASPDYKRDDRRREKEASPDYKRDDRRREKEASPENGAVRDRSPRNGRGESRSPPPYEKRRERSRSKSSPENGQVESPGPIMEEEEAGRGYDGAESPIRESHSRSPPAEE; via the exons ATGGAAAACGAAAGGGATGCTGAAGATGCTATCCGAGCGCTTGACCGCTATGAGTATGGCCGTAAGGGACGCAGACTCCGTGTTGAGTGGACTAAG AACGAGCGTGGAGCTCCTACAAGATCAAGTGGTTCAAGGAGATCATCAAGCCTGCGACCTTCCAAGACTCTGTTCGTCATCAACTTCGACGCAGAGAGCACTAGGACTCGTGACTTGGAGAGACACTTCGAGCCGTATGGAAAAATCGTTAACGTTAGGATCAGAAGGAACTTCGCATTTATCCAATACGAGTTGCAAGAAGACGCCACCAGAGCACTGGAGGCTACGAATTCGAGTAAGCTGATGGACAAGGTGATCTCAGTGGAGTATGCAATGAAGGACGATGACGCGAGAGGAAACGGATACAGTCCCGAGAGGCGTCGTGATAGGTCGCCCGATAGGAGAAGGCGATCACCCAGTCCTTACAGAAGAGAAAGAGGCAGTCCTGACTATGGACGAGGCGCTAGTCCTGTTGGACACAGAAAGGAGAGGACTAGCCCTGATTACGGCAGGGGAAGACGCAGCCCGAGTCCTTACAGGAGAGCCAGAGTTAGCCCTGACTACAAGAGGGATGATCGCAGGAGGGAGAGGGAGGCTAGCCCTGACTACAAGAGAGATGACCGTAGGAGGGAGAAGGAGGCTAGTCCTGATTACAAGAGAGATGACCGTAGGAGGGAGAAGGAGGCTAGCCCAGAGAATGGAGCTGTGAGGGACCGTAGTCCAAGAAACGGACGTGGTGAAAGCAGGAGCCCTCCTCCGTATGAGAAGCGGAGGGAGAGGTCAAGGTCTAAGTCTAGCCCTGAGAATGGTCAAGTTGAAAGCCCTGGACCGataatggaagaagaagaagctggaaGGGG
- the LOC106345904 gene encoding serine/arginine-rich splicing factor RS41 isoform X1, which yields MRPVFCGNFEYDAREGDLERLFRRYGKVDRVDMKAGFAFVYMENERDAEDAIRALDRYEYGRKGRRLRVEWTKNERGAPTRSSGSRRSSSLRPSKTLFVINFDAESTRTRDLERHFEPYGKIVNVRIRRNFAFIQYELQEDATRALEATNSSKLMDKVISVEYAMKDDDARGNGYSPERRRDRSPDRRRRSPSPYRRERGSPDYGRGASPVGHRKERTSPDYGRGRRSPSPYRRARVSPDYKRDDRRREREASPDYKRDDRRREKEASPDYKRDDRRREKEASPENGAVRDRSPRNGRGESRSPPPYEKRRERSRSKSSPENGQVESPGPIMEEEEAGRGYDGAESPIRESHSRSPPAEE from the exons ATGAGACCTGTGTTCTGTGGGAACTTTGAGTATGACGCTCGTGAAGGTGATCTTGAGAGGCTTTTCAGAAGATACGGCAAGGTCGACAGGGTTGACATGAAAGCTG GGTTTGCTTTTGTCTATATGGAAAACGAAAGGGATGCTGAAGATGCTATCCGAGCGCTTGACCGCTATGAGTATGGCCGTAAGGGACGCAGACTCCGTGTTGAGTGGACTAAG AACGAGCGTGGAGCTCCTACAAGATCAAGTGGTTCAAGGAGATCATCAAGCCTGCGACCTTCCAAGACTCTGTTCGTCATCAACTTCGACGCAGAGAGCACTAGGACTCGTGACTTGGAGAGACACTTCGAGCCGTATGGAAAAATCGTTAACGTTAGGATCAGAAGGAACTTCGCATTTATCCAATACGAGTTGCAAGAAGACGCCACCAGAGCACTGGAGGCTACGAATTCGAGTAAGCTGATGGACAAGGTGATCTCAGTGGAGTATGCAATGAAGGACGATGACGCGAGAGGAAACGGATACAGTCCCGAGAGGCGTCGTGATAGGTCGCCCGATAGGAGAAGGCGATCACCCAGTCCTTACAGAAGAGAAAGAGGCAGTCCTGACTATGGACGAGGCGCTAGTCCTGTTGGACACAGAAAGGAGAGGACTAGCCCTGATTACGGCAGGGGAAGACGCAGCCCGAGTCCTTACAGGAGAGCCAGAGTTAGCCCTGACTACAAGAGGGATGATCGCAGGAGGGAGAGGGAGGCTAGCCCTGACTACAAGAGAGATGACCGTAGGAGGGAGAAGGAGGCTAGTCCTGATTACAAGAGAGATGACCGTAGGAGGGAGAAGGAGGCTAGCCCAGAGAATGGAGCTGTGAGGGACCGTAGTCCAAGAAACGGACGTGGTGAAAGCAGGAGCCCTCCTCCGTATGAGAAGCGGAGGGAGAGGTCAAGGTCTAAGTCTAGCCCTGAGAATGGTCAAGTTGAAAGCCCTGGACCGataatggaagaagaagaagctggaaGGGG